A single genomic interval of Cellulosilyticum sp. I15G10I2 harbors:
- the rplA gene encoding 50S ribosomal protein L1, which translates to MKRGKKYIEASKLVDRTSVYDPTEAFGLVQKTSIAKFDETVEAHIKLGVDSRHADQQVRGAVVLPHGTGKTHRVLVFAKGPKADEALAAGAEHVGGEELIPRIQNEGWLDFDIVVATPDMMGVVGRLGRVLGPKGLMPNPKAGTVTMDVTKAINEIKAGKIEYRLDKTNIIHVPIGKVSFGAEKLQDNFHTLMSAVIKAKPSAAKGQYLRSISVSTTMGPGIKINPMKAE; encoded by the coding sequence ATGAAAAGAGGTAAAAAATATATTGAAGCTTCTAAGCTTGTAGATCGCACTAGCGTTTACGATCCAACAGAAGCATTTGGACTTGTACAAAAAACATCAATTGCAAAATTTGATGAAACAGTTGAAGCCCACATTAAATTAGGTGTAGATAGCCGTCATGCAGACCAACAAGTTCGTGGTGCGGTTGTATTACCACACGGTACAGGTAAAACTCATAGAGTACTTGTATTTGCAAAAGGACCAAAAGCTGATGAAGCATTAGCTGCTGGTGCAGAACACGTTGGCGGGGAAGAATTAATCCCAAGAATTCAAAATGAAGGTTGGTTAGATTTTGATATCGTAGTTGCAACGCCAGACATGATGGGTGTTGTAGGTAGACTTGGTCGTGTACTTGGACCAAAAGGCCTTATGCCAAATCCAAAAGCTGGTACAGTTACAATGGATGTAACAAAAGCAATTAACGAAATCAAAGCTGGTAAAATCGAGTACCGTCTTGACAAAACAAATATTATCCACGTTCCAATTGGTAAAGTTTCTTTTGGTGCTGAAAAATTACAAGACAACTTCCACACGTTAATGAGTGCAGTTATAAAAGCAAAACCATCTGCTGCAAAAGGTCAATACCTACGTAGCATTTCTGTTTCAACAACAATGGGTCCTGGTATTAAAATCAACCCAATGAAAGCAGAATAA
- the rplK gene encoding 50S ribosomal protein L11 — protein MAKKVTGMIKLQIPAGKATPAPPVGPALGQHGVNIVGFTKEFNERTAKDAGLIIPVVITVYQDRSFSFITKTPPAAVLLKKACKIESGSANSVKTKVAKISKDEVRKIAELKMPDLNAGSIEAAISMIAGTARSMGIVIEE, from the coding sequence ATGGCGAAAAAAGTTACAGGAATGATCAAATTACAAATTCCAGCTGGGAAAGCAACTCCAGCTCCACCAGTAGGTCCAGCACTTGGTCAACATGGTGTAAATATCGTAGGTTTTACAAAAGAATTCAATGAAAGAACAGCAAAAGATGCAGGTCTTATTATCCCTGTAGTTATTACAGTATATCAAGACAGAAGTTTTTCATTTATTACGAAAACTCCACCAGCAGCAGTTCTTTTAAAGAAAGCTTGTAAAATCGAATCAGGGTCAGCTAACTCTGTTAAAACAAAAGTAGCTAAAATATCTAAAGATGAAGTTCGCAAAATTGCAGAACTTAAAATGCCTGACTTAAATGCAGGCAGCATTGAAGCAGCTATCAGTATGATTGCTGGAACAGCTCGTTCAATGGGAATCGTAATCGAAGAATAA
- the nusG gene encoding transcription termination/antitermination protein NusG, with product MEKAKWYVVHTFSGYENKVKANIEKAIKNRNMQELIHTVEVPLQQEIEEKNGVKKTVQRKTFPGYVLVKMVMTDDTWYVVRNTRGVTGFVGPDSKPVSLSLEEVKNMGIDTLVLVPTVRVGDAVTLLTGAFENSEGIVKEVHQSKGTVVVSVNGFGREFPVEISMTQIEILV from the coding sequence ATGGAGAAGGCAAAGTGGTATGTAGTTCATACATTTTCGGGCTATGAAAACAAAGTAAAAGCTAATATAGAAAAAGCGATTAAAAATCGAAATATGCAAGAACTCATCCATACTGTAGAAGTTCCTTTGCAACAAGAGATAGAAGAAAAGAACGGTGTGAAAAAGACCGTTCAAAGAAAAACATTCCCTGGCTATGTACTAGTTAAGATGGTAATGACAGATGATACCTGGTATGTCGTTAGAAATACCAGAGGTGTTACAGGATTCGTAGGGCCAGACTCCAAACCAGTTTCACTTTCATTAGAAGAAGTTAAGAATATGGGAATAGACACGCTCGTACTTGTGCCAACTGTTCGAGTAGGAGATGCTGTCACATTACTTACAGGAGCTTTTGAAAACTCCGAAGGTATTGTAAAAGAAGTTCACCAATCCAAAGGTACTGTAGTAGTATCAGTAAATGGATTTGGTCGTGAGTTCCCAGTAGAGATAAGTATGACTCAAATAGAGATACTTGTCTAA
- the secE gene encoding preprotein translocase subunit SecE has product MIEFLKDFAGESKRVVWPNKQELMKMTFNVIVLSTIVALIILAMDFVLSEGMLLLQGLI; this is encoded by the coding sequence ATGATAGAGTTTTTAAAAGATTTTGCTGGAGAAAGCAAAAGAGTTGTATGGCCTAACAAACAAGAACTTATGAAGATGACATTTAATGTTATTGTACTATCTACTATAGTTGCACTTATCATTTTAGCTATGGACTTCGTATTAAGCGAAGGCATGCTTTTATTACAAGGATTAATATAA
- the rpmG gene encoding 50S ribosomal protein L33, with product MRVQITLACEDCKRRNYTMTKDKKAHPDRMETKKYCRFCKTHTAHKETKK from the coding sequence GTGAGAGTACAAATTACTTTAGCTTGTGAAGATTGCAAGCGAAGAAACTACACCATGACAAAGGATAAGAAAGCACATCCAGACCGCATGGAAACAAAGAAATATTGCAGATTCTGCAAAACACACACAGCACACAAAGAAACTAAAAAATAA
- the fliS gene encoding flagellar export chaperone FliS translates to MANPYAQYQTSSIMTASPAELTLMLYNGAIKFCNQAIEAIEKKQPQESHNYILRAQNIIEELRATLDTKYSIASEMEAIYIFIYQLLVDANIEKSIQKLQDAADLIREFRDVWQEAMKVKKHA, encoded by the coding sequence ATGGCCAATCCTTATGCGCAATACCAAACAAGTAGTATAATGACAGCTTCACCAGCAGAACTTACATTGATGCTATATAATGGAGCAATTAAGTTCTGTAATCAAGCGATAGAAGCTATAGAAAAAAAACAACCTCAAGAGAGTCATAACTATATCTTAAGAGCTCAAAACATTATCGAAGAGCTAAGAGCAACCTTAGACACTAAATATTCTATAGCTTCTGAAATGGAGGCTATATATATTTTCATTTATCAACTTTTAGTAGATGCTAATATAGAAAAAAGTATTCAAAAACTTCAAGATGCGGCAGATTTAATTCGTGAATTTAGAGATGTGTGGCAAGAGGCTATGAAAGTAAAAAAACATGCGTAG
- the fliD gene encoding flagellar filament capping protein FliD, translating into MAVNSIRFSGLASGLDTEAMVKALLGTEQLKINRQKQQQTLLEWKKDAWKDMNSQVNTFFTKYVDKMRLKSTFNKTAVTVSNPSAISLDKNITIPEGNHTIEIQKMATKATVNTKSIGIDDKNKTLDEVGIVGNKEITIGINGNASVNIAISSTTKIQDLETELRKAVGELDASGNKVSNPEATVKFDTVLKGFIISSTQTGKDKSITIGGDQDALKALGIGYTYADDEDVVGTFKSDYKGTSAKVVYNGGVTVESTTNSIEINGIKFTITSETSEKITINSIKDIEGAVNFIKDFVDEYNKLIEDINTKVNAEKSRTYSPLTDEQKESMNESDITAWEKKIKDSLFSNDTQLKALRDTMRGILQDVDNGRDVYTSLSSIGITTNDWREQGKLYINEDKLRGAINENADAVIELFAGKSAEGTTIKGIGNKLHESFQSMIKGISNVKSYGSFYHDIIDREKLIGVNKQIDKLQDRYSRLENMYYARFTAMEKALSQLNSQSSWLSQQLGGM; encoded by the coding sequence ATGGCAGTAAATAGTATTAGATTTTCAGGATTAGCATCAGGGCTTGATACTGAAGCCATGGTAAAAGCATTGCTAGGGACTGAACAATTAAAAATTAATCGTCAAAAGCAACAGCAAACTCTTTTAGAATGGAAAAAGGATGCTTGGAAAGATATGAATTCTCAAGTTAACACATTTTTCACCAAATATGTAGACAAAATGAGGCTGAAATCAACATTTAATAAGACAGCTGTAACAGTATCTAATCCAAGTGCCATATCACTAGATAAAAACATTACTATTCCTGAAGGTAATCATACAATTGAAATTCAGAAGATGGCGACCAAGGCAACGGTTAACACCAAATCAATAGGGATAGATGATAAAAATAAAACTTTAGATGAGGTAGGGATAGTCGGAAATAAAGAAATTACAATAGGGATAAATGGCAATGCAAGTGTTAATATAGCTATTTCAAGTACCACTAAAATCCAGGATCTAGAGACGGAGCTCCGAAAAGCTGTTGGTGAACTTGATGCAAGTGGCAACAAAGTAAGTAATCCAGAAGCAACTGTAAAGTTTGATACCGTACTTAAAGGATTTATTATATCTAGCACACAGACAGGAAAAGACAAAAGTATAACAATAGGAGGCGACCAAGATGCCCTAAAAGCTTTAGGGATTGGGTACACTTATGCTGATGATGAAGATGTTGTGGGGACATTTAAAAGTGATTATAAAGGAACCAGTGCAAAAGTAGTTTATAATGGGGGGGTGACAGTCGAATCCACTACCAATAGTATAGAAATAAATGGTATAAAGTTTACTATTACAAGTGAGACAAGTGAGAAGATTACCATTAATTCTATTAAAGATATAGAAGGTGCTGTAAATTTTATTAAGGATTTTGTAGATGAATATAATAAATTAATTGAAGATATTAATACCAAAGTTAACGCAGAAAAATCACGTACATACAGTCCACTCACAGATGAGCAGAAAGAGAGCATGAATGAAAGTGATATTACAGCATGGGAGAAGAAAATAAAAGACTCGTTATTCAGTAATGATACACAGCTTAAAGCATTAAGGGATACTATGCGAGGGATACTACAGGATGTTGATAATGGTAGAGATGTTTATACAAGTCTATCTAGTATAGGGATTACTACGAATGATTGGAGAGAACAAGGGAAGCTTTATATAAATGAGGATAAGTTAAGGGGAGCTATTAATGAAAATGCAGATGCAGTGATAGAATTATTTGCAGGGAAATCTGCGGAGGGGACGACGATTAAAGGGATTGGAAATAAGTTGCATGAGTCTTTCCAATCAATGATTAAGGGGATAAGTAATGTTAAAAGTTATGGTTCTTTCTATCACGATATTATCGATAGAGAGAAATTAATAGGTGTTAATAAACAGATTGATAAATTACAGGATAGATATTCAAGATTAGAGAATATGTACTATGCTAGGTTTACAGCAATGGAGAAAGCTTTAAGTCAGCTTAATAGTCAAAGCAGCTGGTTATCACAACAATTAGGAGGAATGTAA
- a CDS encoding flagellar protein FlaG — MKMGIQGLGNVAPQKSYQASNNQSEAMTKHESRITQKAMNNFQEDIKYIPNVQEKTVIETIEKANKSFEGRDKELAFSVHEKTKQIMVKIIDKATKEVLKELPPEKILDMVASMCEAAGIFVDEKR, encoded by the coding sequence ATGAAAATGGGCATACAAGGTTTGGGGAATGTAGCACCACAAAAATCATATCAAGCAAGTAATAATCAATCAGAAGCAATGACCAAACATGAAAGTAGAATTACGCAAAAGGCAATGAATAACTTTCAAGAAGATATTAAGTATATACCTAACGTTCAAGAAAAAACTGTAATTGAAACAATAGAAAAAGCTAATAAAAGTTTTGAAGGAAGAGATAAAGAACTGGCGTTTTCTGTACATGAAAAAACCAAACAAATTATGGTGAAAATAATTGATAAAGCAACAAAGGAAGTACTTAAAGAACTTCCGCCAGAAAAAATATTGGACATGGTAGCTTCGATGTGTGAAGCAGCAGGCATCTTTGTAGATGAAAAAAGGTAA